Proteins encoded in a region of the Anguilla anguilla isolate fAngAng1 chromosome 10, fAngAng1.pri, whole genome shotgun sequence genome:
- the LOC118206643 gene encoding coronin-1C-A isoform X3 — protein sequence MFRRVVRQSKFRHVFGQAVKNDQCYDDIRVSRVTWDSSFCNVNPKFVAIIIEASGGGAFLVLPLHKSGRIDKAYPTVCGHTGPVLDIEWCPHNDQVIASGSEDCTVMVWQIPEHGLTVPLAEPVVVLEGHSKRVGIVTWHPTARNVLLSAGCDNQVIIWNVGTGEAMINLEEMHPDVIYSVCWNRSGSLICTACKDKKIRVIDPRKEEIIAEKDKAHEGARPMRAIFLADGNVFTTGFSRMSERQLALWNPQSMDEPISVHEMDTSNGVLLPFYDADTGVVYLCGKGDSSIRYFEITDEAPFVHYLNTFTTKEPQRGMGYMPKRGLDVNKCEIARFYKLHERKCEPIIMTVPRKSDLFQDDLYPDTAGPDPALEAEEWFEGKNGEPILISLKHGYIPGKNRDLKVVKKNVLDNKLAKNAENTGPAHKTEKPTPSIKNEAKLEEILKEVKSLKDLVSSQEKRITKLEEQMSKIAI from the exons atgTTCAGACGAGTGGTGCGACAGAGCAAGTTCCGTCACGTCTTCGGGCAGGCGGTGAAGAACGACCAGTGCTACGATGACATCAGGGTCTCGCGCGTCACCTGGGACAGCTCCTTCTGCAACGTCAACCCCAAATTCGTCGCCATCATCATCGAGGCCAGCGGCGGCGGAGCCTTCCTGGTCCTCCCCCTGCACAAG tctGGCCGCATTGACAAAGCCTACCCGACCGTGTGCGGTCACACGGGCCCGGTCCTGGACATCGAGTGGTGCCCGCACAACGACCAGGTCATCGCCAGCGGGTCCGAAGACTGCACTGTGATG GTGTGGCAGATCCCGGAACACGGGCTGACCGTGCCCCTGGCGGAGCCCGTGGTGGTCCTGGAGGGGCACTCCAAGAGGGTCGGCATCGTCACCTGGCACCCCACGGCCCGGAACGTCCTCCTCAGCGCCG gctgcgATAACCAGGTGATCATCTGGAATGTGGGCACGGGGGAGGCCATGATCAACCTGGAGGAGATGCACCCGGACGTCATCTACAGCGTGTGCTGGAACCGCAGCGGGAGCCTCATCTGCACCGCCTGCAAGGACAAGAAGATCCGCGTGATCGACCCGCGCAAGGAGGAGATCATCGCA GAGAAGGACAAGGCTCACGAGGGGGCGCGGCCGATGAGGGCCATCTTCCTCGCCGACGGAAACGTCTTCACCACCGGGTTCAGCCGCATGAGCGAGCGGCAGCTGGCCCTCTGGAACCCC CAAAGCATGGACGAGCCCATCTCGGTGCACGAAATGGACACGAGCAACGGCGTCCTGCTTCCCTTCTACGACGCCGACACCGGCGTGGTCTACCTGTGCGGGAAG GGCGACAGCAGCATCCGCTACTTCGAGATCACGGACGAGGCGCCGTTCGTCCATTACCTCAACACCTTCACCACCAAGGAGCCCCAGAGGGGCATGGGATACATGCCCAAGCGCGGCCTCGACGTCAACAAGTGTGAGATCGCCAG gTTTTATAAACTGCACGAGAGAAAGTGTGAGCCGATCATTATGACCGTGCCACGAAAG TCGGACCTGTTCCAGGACGACCTGTACCCCGACACGGCGGGCCCCGACCCCGCCCTGGAGGCGGAGGAGTGGTTCGAGGGCAAGAACGGCGAGCCCATCCTGATCTCCCTCAAGCACGGTTACATCCCCGGCAAGAACCGCGACCTCAAGGTGGTCAAGAAGAACGTCCTGGACAACAAGCTGGCCAAGAACGCGGAGAACACGGGCCCCGCCCACAAGACGGAGAAGCCCACCCCGTCCATA AAAAATGAAGCCAAGCTGGAAGAGATCCTGAAAGAGGTCAAGTCCCTCAAGGACCTAGTCAGCAGTCAGGAGAAGAGAATCACCAAACTAGAAGAGCAAATGTCCAAGATCGCCATTTAa
- the LOC118206643 gene encoding coronin-1C-A isoform X2: MDMFRRVVRQSKFRHVFGQAVKNDQCYDDIRVSRVTWDSSFCNVNPKFVAIIIEASGGGAFLVLPLHKSGRIDKAYPTVCGHTGPVLDIEWCPHNDQVIASGSEDCTVMVWQIPEHGLTVPLAEPVVVLEGHSKRVGIVTWHPTARNVLLSAGCDNQVIIWNVGTGEAMINLEEMHPDVIYSVCWNRSGSLICTACKDKKIRVIDPRKEEIIAEKDKAHEGARPMRAIFLADGNVFTTGFSRMSERQLALWNPQSMDEPISVHEMDTSNGVLLPFYDADTGVVYLCGKGDSSIRYFEITDEAPFVHYLNTFTTKEPQRGMGYMPKRGLDVNKCEIARFYKLHERKCEPIIMTVPRKSDLFQDDLYPDTAGPDPALEAEEWFEGKNGEPILISLKHGYIPGKNRDLKVVKKNVLDNKLAKNAENTGPAHKTEKPTPSIKNEAKLEEILKEVKSLKDLVSSQEKRITKLEEQMSKIAI, encoded by the exons atgg atatgTTCAGACGAGTGGTGCGACAGAGCAAGTTCCGTCACGTCTTCGGGCAGGCGGTGAAGAACGACCAGTGCTACGATGACATCAGGGTCTCGCGCGTCACCTGGGACAGCTCCTTCTGCAACGTCAACCCCAAATTCGTCGCCATCATCATCGAGGCCAGCGGCGGCGGAGCCTTCCTGGTCCTCCCCCTGCACAAG tctGGCCGCATTGACAAAGCCTACCCGACCGTGTGCGGTCACACGGGCCCGGTCCTGGACATCGAGTGGTGCCCGCACAACGACCAGGTCATCGCCAGCGGGTCCGAAGACTGCACTGTGATG GTGTGGCAGATCCCGGAACACGGGCTGACCGTGCCCCTGGCGGAGCCCGTGGTGGTCCTGGAGGGGCACTCCAAGAGGGTCGGCATCGTCACCTGGCACCCCACGGCCCGGAACGTCCTCCTCAGCGCCG gctgcgATAACCAGGTGATCATCTGGAATGTGGGCACGGGGGAGGCCATGATCAACCTGGAGGAGATGCACCCGGACGTCATCTACAGCGTGTGCTGGAACCGCAGCGGGAGCCTCATCTGCACCGCCTGCAAGGACAAGAAGATCCGCGTGATCGACCCGCGCAAGGAGGAGATCATCGCA GAGAAGGACAAGGCTCACGAGGGGGCGCGGCCGATGAGGGCCATCTTCCTCGCCGACGGAAACGTCTTCACCACCGGGTTCAGCCGCATGAGCGAGCGGCAGCTGGCCCTCTGGAACCCC CAAAGCATGGACGAGCCCATCTCGGTGCACGAAATGGACACGAGCAACGGCGTCCTGCTTCCCTTCTACGACGCCGACACCGGCGTGGTCTACCTGTGCGGGAAG GGCGACAGCAGCATCCGCTACTTCGAGATCACGGACGAGGCGCCGTTCGTCCATTACCTCAACACCTTCACCACCAAGGAGCCCCAGAGGGGCATGGGATACATGCCCAAGCGCGGCCTCGACGTCAACAAGTGTGAGATCGCCAG gTTTTATAAACTGCACGAGAGAAAGTGTGAGCCGATCATTATGACCGTGCCACGAAAG TCGGACCTGTTCCAGGACGACCTGTACCCCGACACGGCGGGCCCCGACCCCGCCCTGGAGGCGGAGGAGTGGTTCGAGGGCAAGAACGGCGAGCCCATCCTGATCTCCCTCAAGCACGGTTACATCCCCGGCAAGAACCGCGACCTCAAGGTGGTCAAGAAGAACGTCCTGGACAACAAGCTGGCCAAGAACGCGGAGAACACGGGCCCCGCCCACAAGACGGAGAAGCCCACCCCGTCCATA AAAAATGAAGCCAAGCTGGAAGAGATCCTGAAAGAGGTCAAGTCCCTCAAGGACCTAGTCAGCAGTCAGGAGAAGAGAATCACCAAACTAGAAGAGCAAATGTCCAAGATCGCCATTTAa
- the selplg gene encoding P-selectin glycoprotein ligand 1 — protein MAATWPVLLLLLPAFNPLLSMSLPGQNTTDNGSRVQPTAHPLTPRTEDKRDDTFFTVTTEGHDNSSRSTDQGETRVTENERRLMGSSPSTERSTAAEAVTEETAAVATTRGSTLSWNETSTAPTEAADSPGTTDAPKLPAEDTTTAEARTETAGHVVVTTGAAESSTASTQDPEPSTSGAWSTTNATGAALGPRMNRGGREDTTTAETGTETAGHVVTTEAAESSTASTQDPEPSTSGASSTTNATGAALVPRMNPGGRVPVPEPPEVTPPTTAGGDQGPKDDGRFLCPSGPLRKDGLVSQCLIAIATLAGVATIFIVSTTVLCTKLSSAKYRYRMDRVAYGTEMVCISSLLPDGNGPHSAPRRPRSNGALLPNLEDDEGDDLTLHSFLPETDRGSS, from the coding sequence atggctgccacTTGGCCGGTCCTGCTGTTGCTCCTGCCCGCCTTCAACCCACTCCTGTCAATGAGTCTGCCTGGGCAGAACACGACAGACAACGGGAGTCGGGTTCAACCGACCGCTCACCCGCTGACTCCTCGCACGGAGGACAAACGCGACGACACGTTTTTTACGGTAACGACGGAGGGCCATGACAACTCGTCTCGGTCGACGGACCAGGGCGAGACTCGCGTCACCGAAAACGAACGGCGGCTGATGGGGAGTAGCCCGAGCACTGAGCGCTCGACCGCCGCTGAGGCCGTAACCGAGGAGACGGCCGCCGTGGCGACGACTCGAGGCTCCACCCTTTCCTGGAACGAGACGTCCACGGCCCCAACGGAGGCAGCCGACTCGCCCGGGACGACCGACGCGCCCAAACTTCCTGCTGAGGACACCACCACGGCGGAGGCTAGGACTGAGACCGCCGGTCACGTTGTCGTCACCACAGGGGCGGCCGAGTCATCGACCGCCTCGACCCAAGACCCGGAGCCCTCCACTTCAGGGGCCTGGAGCACCACCAACGCCACCGGTGCAGCTCTGGGGCCCCGCATGAACCGTGGGGGAAGGGAGGACACCACCACAGCGGAGACTGGAACTGAGACCGCCGGTCATGTTGTCACCACAGAGGCGGCTGAGTCATCGACTGCCTCGACCCAAGACCCTGAACCCTCCACTTCAGGGGCCTCCAGCACCACCAACGCCACCGGTGCAGCTCTGGTCCCCCGCATGAACCCTGGGGGAAGGGTCCCGGTTCCAGAACCGCCTGAGGTCACACCGCCCACCACGGCGGGCGGCGACCAGGGTCCGAAGGACGATGGCCGCTTCCTGTGCCCCTCGGGGCCCTTGCGGAAGGACGGCTTGGTCAGCCAGTGCCTGATCGCCATCGCCACGCTGGCGGGCGTGGCCACCATCTTCATCGTCAGCACCACCGTGCTCTGCACCAAGCTCTCCAGCGCCAAGTACCGGTACCGGATGGACCGGGTCGCCTACGGCACCGAGATGGTGTGCATCTCCTCCCTGCTGCCCGACGGCAACGGCCCCCACAGCGCGCCGCGCAGACCCAGGAGCAACGGGGCGCTCCTCCCAAACTTGGAGGACGACGAGGGGGACGACCTCACCCTCCACAGCTTCCTCCCGGAGACGGATCGGGGCTCCTCGTGA